One stretch of Nocardia mangyaensis DNA includes these proteins:
- a CDS encoding alpha/beta fold hydrolase → MTGVSSLHVHRFGPADGPVVLALHGLTGHGNRWENLATEHLPQAHVLAPDLRGHGRSPALPPWDLETIAEDLAELLRTETAGPVVVAGHSFGGAAGIHLARRNPELVRALVLLDPAIGIDAKLIEQIAIANLASPDYTDLAEARSDKQASAWGPGEVDPAILERELAEHLVPTEGGRVGWRIFQPAITSYWGQLARPFVLPPADLPTVLVRAAKVQPPYVTAEFRAALAEHLGDRFTAHDWDCDHMVAQARPAETAALIAAVL, encoded by the coding sequence ATGACAGGTGTGTCGTCGCTTCATGTGCACCGGTTCGGCCCCGCCGACGGTCCCGTCGTCCTCGCCCTGCACGGTCTGACCGGCCACGGCAACCGGTGGGAGAACCTCGCCACCGAGCACCTGCCGCAGGCCCACGTGCTCGCCCCCGACCTGCGCGGACACGGCCGTTCCCCCGCACTGCCGCCGTGGGATCTCGAGACGATCGCCGAGGATCTGGCCGAGCTGTTGCGCACCGAGACCGCGGGCCCGGTCGTGGTGGCCGGACACTCCTTCGGCGGCGCCGCGGGCATCCACCTCGCCCGGCGGAATCCGGAGCTGGTGCGGGCACTGGTGCTGCTCGATCCCGCGATCGGCATCGACGCGAAGCTGATCGAGCAGATCGCCATCGCCAATCTCGCCTCCCCCGACTACACCGATCTCGCCGAAGCCAGGTCCGACAAGCAGGCCAGCGCGTGGGGCCCTGGCGAGGTGGACCCCGCGATCCTGGAACGCGAACTCGCCGAGCACCTCGTACCCACCGAAGGCGGCCGGGTCGGCTGGCGGATCTTCCAGCCCGCGATCACCTCCTACTGGGGTCAGCTGGCGCGCCCGTTCGTCCTGCCGCCCGCCGACCTGCCGACCGTGCTCGTGCGGGCCGCCAAGGTACAGCCGCCGTACGTGACCGCCGAGTTCCGCGCCGCGCTCGCCGAACACCTCGGCGACCGGTTCACAGCCCACGACTGGGACTGCGACCACATGGTCGCCCAGGCCCGCCCGGCCGAGACCGCCGCCCTGATCGCGGCGGTGCTGTAG
- a CDS encoding MGMT family protein: MAATTEEQVERVRALVAAIPPGRVATYGDIAAAAGLSSPRTVGWIMRTDSADLPWHRVLGASGRPAAHLATRQLRLLTEEGVPIIDGRVDLRTARL, from the coding sequence ATGGCGGCGACCACGGAGGAACAGGTCGAGCGGGTCCGCGCGCTGGTGGCCGCCATTCCGCCCGGTCGCGTCGCCACCTACGGCGACATCGCCGCCGCCGCGGGGCTGTCCTCCCCGCGCACCGTCGGCTGGATCATGCGTACCGACTCCGCCGATCTCCCCTGGCACCGCGTCCTCGGCGCCTCGGGCCGCCCCGCCGCCCACCTCGCCACCCGCCAACTCCGGCTCCTCACCGAGGAAGGCGTCCCGATCATCGACGGCCGCGTAGACCTCCGCACCGCCCGCCTCTGA
- a CDS encoding NTP transferase domain-containing protein — MTTVDAIVLAGGRASRMGGVDKPAIMVGGRSMLDAALAAVGDCARIVVVGPRRPELDARIEQVREVPPGSGPVAAIGSGLRALGPNAAPWIVVLAADLPFLTEDTVGELSRHATESTADAVFAIDASGRPQYLVGIWRRAALESALGQLDSLVNQPMKAIMPTETAVLELPGTSDCDTEEQVHSARVTMAADRTAARLNLTEARELIVSGLTPLAAHDAEFGEVTGAALAAPIHAAGALPRFDVSAMDGYAVRGDGPWRLRRDIGFAGGARPAGLLSGEAVRIATGAHVPDGTTSVLRDEFAAITGDELSRRPDTPIRGDVRRSGEDRRVGDLIAPAGTPVTAALRSAAASVEVTAGLVRGPVRARIVMTGDEIRSTGPLQAGQTRDSIGPVLPDLLTRLGVQILDTVHLRDSAHGFDDMLTATDGFDLLVVVGATGGGAADQLRTALARTEARVLVPRLALRPGGSTIVAELPTSPTVLGLPGNPFAAIAVLLALTPAIVAGRTAAPAPRRVLGPLHNAAEIAGPVQRITPARYAPEGGWLGDAVVRTAHLAGLIDRDGLVIVPADATDATIVEFLPLPA, encoded by the coding sequence ATGACCACCGTCGACGCGATCGTGCTCGCGGGGGGTCGAGCGAGCCGGATGGGCGGGGTGGACAAGCCCGCGATCATGGTCGGGGGTCGGTCGATGCTCGACGCGGCGCTGGCCGCGGTGGGTGACTGCGCGCGAATCGTGGTCGTCGGACCGCGTCGGCCAGAGCTGGACGCCCGGATCGAGCAGGTCCGCGAGGTGCCGCCGGGGTCTGGCCCGGTAGCCGCGATCGGCAGCGGTCTGCGCGCGCTCGGCCCGAACGCGGCGCCGTGGATCGTGGTGCTCGCCGCCGACCTGCCGTTCCTCACCGAGGACACCGTCGGCGAATTGTCCCGGCACGCCACCGAATCCACGGCGGACGCGGTGTTCGCGATCGACGCGTCGGGACGCCCACAATACCTGGTCGGCATCTGGCGTCGCGCCGCACTCGAAAGCGCACTGGGACAATTGGATTCGCTGGTCAATCAGCCGATGAAGGCGATCATGCCCACCGAGACCGCCGTGCTCGAACTACCGGGCACCAGCGACTGCGACACCGAGGAACAGGTCCACTCGGCCCGCGTCACGATGGCCGCCGACCGCACCGCCGCGCGCCTGAACCTCACCGAGGCAAGAGAACTCATCGTTTCCGGCCTCACCCCGCTGGCAGCCCACGACGCCGAGTTCGGCGAGGTCACCGGTGCCGCCTTGGCCGCGCCGATCCACGCCGCGGGCGCGCTGCCCCGCTTCGACGTCTCGGCCATGGACGGTTACGCCGTCCGCGGTGACGGCCCGTGGCGGCTGCGGCGCGACATCGGCTTCGCGGGCGGGGCGCGCCCGGCCGGCCTACTCTCCGGCGAGGCGGTGCGGATCGCCACCGGCGCGCACGTCCCCGACGGCACCACCTCGGTCCTGCGTGACGAGTTCGCCGCCATCACCGGCGACGAACTCTCCCGCCGCCCCGACACTCCGATTCGCGGCGATGTCCGCCGCAGCGGCGAGGACCGCCGCGTCGGTGACCTCATCGCCCCCGCGGGCACGCCGGTCACCGCGGCGCTGCGCTCGGCCGCCGCCTCGGTGGAGGTCACCGCGGGACTGGTCCGCGGTCCGGTGCGAGCCCGCATCGTGATGACCGGCGACGAGATCCGCAGCACCGGCCCCCTGCAGGCCGGCCAGACCCGCGACTCGATCGGCCCCGTCCTGCCCGATCTGCTCACCCGCCTCGGCGTGCAGATCCTCGACACCGTCCACCTGCGCGACTCCGCCCACGGGTTCGACGACATGCTCACCGCCACCGATGGTTTCGACCTGCTGGTCGTCGTCGGCGCGACCGGTGGCGGGGCGGCCGACCAGTTGCGCACCGCCCTGGCCCGCACCGAAGCCCGCGTCCTGGTCCCCAGACTCGCACTGCGTCCGGGAGGTTCGACAATCGTCGCCGAACTCCCCACCAGCCCAACAGTTCTCGGACTACCGGGGAACCCTTTCGCCGCGATCGCGGTACTCCTGGCCCTCACCCCCGCCATCGTCGCCGGACGCACCGCGGCGCCCGCACCGCGTCGCGTCCTCGGCCCCCTGCACAACGCGGCCGAGATCGCGGGGCCGGTCCAGCGGATCACCCCGGCTCGCTACGCCCCCGAGGGCGGCTGGCTCGGCGACGCCGTGGTGCGCACCGCCCACCTGGCCGGTCTCATCGACCGTGACGGCCTGGTGATCGTCCCGGCCGACGCCACCGACGCGACCATCGTCGAATTCCTGCCGCTACCGGCCTGA
- a CDS encoding bifunctional S-methyl-5-thioribose-1-phosphate isomerase/methylthioribulose 1-phosphate dehydratase, translating to MDDSSLIWDDGALVTIDQRELPHEVRELRLHTVDEIIDAIATLAIRGAPAIGIAGAFGVVIATRAHTVDGVVDEAAVGAEADRIAAARPTAVNLAWAVQRVRGRIADGADAVLAETLDMLAEDGRVNRAAATHAADLVQRLCGDRPLRLLTHCNTGRLATSAFGTAIGTLRVLHERGVVTDALVGETRPLLQGARLTAWELAEAGIPHRLTIDSAAAWAMATGQVDAVLVGADRITANGDVANKIGTFPLALAARHHGIPFIVVAPESTRDAAMATGAQIVVEQRPAAEVTGFGTVSTAPAGTPVFNPAFDVTPADLVTAVVTENGVAYRNSDEFTEHGRFARADPAEATDPRGSTGPPEQGRAIAAVARQLYGRGWMPGTAGNISMRRGADALITASGLSKGELSGHDTVLVTVAGTVTHPGQSRKPSAEASIHTAVYRTTGAGAVVHVHSPFATALATTADQPGETVTTLRISGYELLKGFGLADPSSVQVPRFPNWPDVARIGTDIETHLRENPTAPPILFITGHGITTWGDTLSQARDRAECLEALCELITRTGRTDATPLEIGPT from the coding sequence ATGGACGACAGCTCCCTGATCTGGGACGACGGTGCGCTGGTCACCATCGACCAGCGCGAGCTGCCGCACGAGGTGCGTGAGCTGCGGCTGCACACTGTCGACGAGATCATCGACGCCATCGCGACCCTGGCCATCCGTGGTGCGCCGGCGATCGGGATCGCGGGGGCCTTCGGTGTGGTCATCGCGACCAGGGCGCACACGGTTGACGGTGTGGTCGACGAAGCCGCCGTGGGGGCCGAGGCGGACCGGATCGCGGCAGCCCGGCCGACCGCGGTCAACCTGGCCTGGGCGGTGCAGCGGGTGCGCGGGCGCATCGCCGACGGTGCGGACGCGGTACTGGCCGAGACCCTGGACATGCTCGCCGAGGACGGCCGGGTCAACCGCGCCGCCGCCACCCACGCCGCCGACCTGGTGCAGCGACTGTGCGGCGACCGGCCGCTGCGCCTGCTCACGCACTGCAACACCGGCCGCCTGGCCACCAGCGCGTTCGGGACGGCGATCGGGACGCTGCGGGTGCTGCACGAGCGTGGTGTGGTCACCGATGCGCTCGTCGGCGAGACCCGTCCGCTGCTGCAGGGTGCCCGGTTGACGGCGTGGGAGCTGGCCGAGGCGGGTATCCCGCACCGCCTGACCATCGATTCCGCCGCCGCCTGGGCGATGGCCACCGGCCAGGTCGACGCCGTCCTGGTCGGCGCCGACCGCATCACCGCCAACGGCGATGTCGCCAACAAGATCGGCACTTTCCCCCTGGCCCTGGCCGCCCGCCACCATGGCATCCCGTTCATCGTGGTGGCCCCGGAATCCACCCGCGACGCCGCGATGGCGACCGGCGCGCAGATCGTGGTGGAACAGCGGCCCGCCGCCGAGGTCACCGGATTCGGCACCGTCTCGACCGCACCCGCGGGCACTCCGGTGTTCAACCCCGCCTTCGACGTGACACCCGCCGACCTGGTCACTGCGGTGGTCACGGAAAACGGTGTGGCCTACCGGAATTCGGACGAATTCACCGAGCACGGCCGCTTCGCTCGGGCGGACCCGGCCGAGGCCACCGACCCCAGGGGCTCGACGGGGCCGCCCGAGCAGGGGCGGGCGATCGCCGCGGTGGCCCGCCAGCTCTACGGGCGGGGGTGGATGCCGGGGACCGCGGGCAACATCTCGATGCGAAGGGGCGCGGATGCGCTGATCACCGCCAGCGGGCTCTCCAAAGGTGAACTGAGCGGGCACGATACGGTGCTCGTCACCGTAGCCGGCACGGTGACTCATCCTGGCCAGAGCCGTAAGCCCTCCGCGGAGGCCAGCATTCACACCGCCGTCTACCGCACCACCGGTGCGGGCGCGGTGGTGCACGTCCACTCACCGTTCGCGACGGCCCTCGCCACCACCGCCGACCAGCCCGGCGAGACCGTGACCACGCTGCGGATCAGCGGTTACGAACTGCTCAAAGGCTTCGGCCTGGCCGACCCGTCGTCGGTCCAGGTCCCCCGCTTCCCGAACTGGCCCGACGTCGCGCGCATCGGCACCGACATCGAGACCCACCTGCGCGAGAACCCCACCGCCCCACCGATTCTGTTCATCACCGGACACGGCATCACCACCTGGGGCGACACGCTGTCCCAGGCGCGGGATCGCGCCGAATGCCTGGAAGCCCTGTGCGAGTTGATCACCCGTACCGGACGCACCGATGCCACGCCCCTCGAGATCGGACCGACATGA
- a CDS encoding 1,2-dihydroxy-3-keto-5-methylthiopentene dioxygenase yields the protein MTLLQVMAADNAAEVRVRTTDPAEIGAELARHGIEFSRWDVRTDAATDSATLLAHYGPQIAELNASGRYEHIDVARIHPDDDNPDWPATAAGARAKFLDEHRHAEDEVRFFAAGRGCFYLHLDDAVLATVCEAGDLLSVPAGTLHWFDMGTRPDFIAIRFFEEADGWIGDFTGDKISAGFPTLDELLTAS from the coding sequence ATGACCCTGCTGCAAGTGATGGCCGCCGACAATGCCGCCGAGGTCCGGGTACGGACCACCGACCCCGCCGAGATCGGCGCCGAGCTGGCCAGACACGGCATCGAGTTCTCCCGCTGGGACGTCCGCACCGACGCCGCCACGGATTCGGCGACCCTGCTGGCCCACTACGGCCCGCAGATCGCCGAGCTCAACGCCTCGGGCCGCTACGAACACATCGACGTCGCCCGCATCCACCCCGACGACGACAACCCGGACTGGCCCGCCACCGCCGCGGGCGCGCGGGCCAAGTTCCTCGACGAGCACCGCCACGCCGAGGACGAGGTACGCTTCTTCGCCGCCGGGCGCGGCTGCTTCTATCTGCACCTCGACGATGCCGTGCTGGCCACGGTCTGCGAGGCGGGCGATCTGCTCTCGGTGCCCGCGGGCACCCTGCACTGGTTCGACATGGGCACCCGCCCCGATTTCATCGCCATCCGCTTCTTCGAGGAGGCCGACGGCTGGATCGGCGACTTCACCGGCGACAAGATCAGCGCGGGCTTCCCCACCCTGGACGAACTGCTCACCGCCTCGTGA
- the mtnC gene encoding acireductone synthase, whose product MTRAIVLDIEGTTSPTDAVRTDLYGYTSAHLPAWLAENTGGAADSVLAATRELAGEPDAGPDRVAEILRGWLESDVKAEPLKAAQGAICAQGFRAGALHGRFFDDVAPALTTWHKAGFGLYVYSSGSERNQRDWFTFAEHGDLSGLITEHFDLVTAGPKREAASYDLIADRIGLPAAQILFLSDHPDELDAAGAAGWRAVGVHRPGEPQSPRPPHRWISSFAQLELER is encoded by the coding sequence GTGACCCGCGCGATCGTCCTCGACATCGAGGGCACCACCAGCCCCACCGACGCGGTGCGCACCGATCTGTACGGCTACACCTCGGCGCACCTGCCCGCCTGGCTCGCCGAGAACACCGGCGGCGCGGCCGATTCCGTCCTCGCGGCCACCCGCGAACTCGCCGGGGAGCCCGACGCGGGCCCCGACCGTGTCGCCGAGATCCTGCGCGGCTGGCTGGAATCCGACGTGAAGGCCGAACCCCTCAAGGCCGCCCAGGGCGCGATCTGCGCCCAGGGTTTCCGCGCGGGCGCCCTGCACGGCCGCTTCTTCGACGATGTGGCGCCGGCCCTGACGACCTGGCACAAGGCCGGGTTCGGGCTCTACGTCTATTCCTCGGGATCCGAACGCAACCAACGCGATTGGTTCACCTTCGCCGAGCACGGCGACCTCTCCGGGCTGATCACCGAACACTTCGACCTGGTCACCGCGGGCCCCAAGCGCGAGGCCGCCTCCTACGACCTCATCGCCGACCGTATCGGCCTGCCCGCCGCGCAGATCCTGTTCCTGTCCGACCACCCGGACGAACTCGATGCGGCCGGGGCGGCGGGCTGGCGGGCAGTCGGTGTGCACCGCCCGGGGGAACCGCAGTCGCCACGGCCACCGCACCGATGGATCAGCTCGTTCGCGCAGCTAGAGCTCGAGCGCTGA
- a CDS encoding alanine/glycine:cation symporter family protein, translating into MADFLTTINGYIWSNSLIYLCLAAGLYFSIRSRFVQIRQVPEMVRLLLRGQKSAAGVSSFQALAMSLSGRVGTGNIAGVATAIAFGGPGALFWMWVVAFLGASTSFVECTLGQVYKTRDRLTGEYRGGPAYYFSTAMAHTKAAPLFKVYGVLFAAVTVLACGLLMPSVQANSMAAAMHQAWGVQEWAVALGAVIVLAFVIIGGVKRIAAFASVVVPFMAVVYILLALVIVFANASQLPDTFALIMRSAVGADAAFGAIIGAAVMWGVKRGVYSNEAGQGTGPHAAAAAEVSHPAKQGLVQAFAVYIDTLFICTATGFLILSTGAYRVFEGESASGAVLSDGGMLPSDVVVGPAYAQHAVDTLWGGFGSSFVAVSLGFFCLTTIIAYYYMADTNLRFLIGKYAPVQVPVIRGTVGSNTTLVLQALILVSVAMGAVSTASDAWTLGDIGVGLMAWLNILGILIIQQPAFKALRDYERQKKAGKDPVFDPKELGIVNATFWETYEPQSEREKASVSS; encoded by the coding sequence GTGGCTGACTTCTTGACCACGATCAACGGTTACATCTGGAGTAACTCGTTGATCTATCTGTGTTTGGCCGCGGGGCTCTACTTCTCGATCCGGTCGAGGTTCGTCCAGATCCGACAGGTCCCGGAGATGGTCCGGCTGCTGCTGCGCGGTCAGAAGTCAGCGGCGGGTGTCTCGTCGTTCCAGGCCCTGGCCATGTCGCTGTCGGGCCGCGTCGGCACCGGCAATATCGCCGGCGTCGCCACCGCGATCGCGTTCGGCGGGCCGGGCGCGCTGTTCTGGATGTGGGTCGTCGCCTTCCTCGGTGCGTCGACCTCCTTTGTCGAATGCACGCTCGGCCAGGTCTACAAGACTCGCGATCGCCTCACCGGTGAGTATCGAGGCGGCCCCGCCTACTACTTCAGCACGGCGATGGCGCACACCAAGGCCGCGCCGCTGTTCAAGGTCTATGGCGTCCTCTTCGCCGCGGTCACCGTGCTGGCCTGCGGCCTGCTGATGCCCAGTGTCCAGGCCAACTCGATGGCCGCGGCGATGCACCAGGCCTGGGGAGTCCAGGAATGGGCGGTGGCTCTCGGCGCGGTGATCGTGCTCGCGTTCGTGATCATCGGCGGGGTCAAGCGCATCGCGGCGTTCGCGTCGGTCGTCGTCCCCTTCATGGCGGTCGTCTACATTCTGCTCGCCCTGGTCATCGTTTTCGCGAACGCGTCCCAGCTGCCCGACACGTTCGCGCTGATCATGCGCAGCGCGGTCGGCGCCGACGCCGCTTTCGGCGCCATCATCGGCGCGGCCGTCATGTGGGGCGTCAAACGCGGCGTCTACTCCAATGAGGCCGGACAGGGCACCGGCCCGCACGCGGCCGCCGCGGCCGAGGTCTCCCACCCGGCCAAGCAGGGCCTCGTCCAGGCCTTCGCGGTGTACATCGACACGCTGTTCATCTGCACCGCGACCGGTTTCCTGATCCTGTCGACCGGCGCCTACCGCGTCTTCGAGGGCGAGTCGGCCTCCGGTGCTGTCCTGTCCGACGGCGGCATGCTGCCCTCGGACGTCGTGGTCGGCCCCGCGTACGCGCAGCACGCGGTCGACACCCTCTGGGGTGGATTCGGTTCGTCGTTCGTCGCGGTCTCGCTGGGCTTCTTCTGCTTGACCACGATCATCGCCTACTACTACATGGCGGACACGAACCTGCGTTTCCTGATCGGCAAGTACGCGCCCGTGCAGGTGCCGGTGATTCGCGGCACGGTCGGTAGCAACACCACCCTGGTCCTGCAGGCACTCATCCTGGTCTCGGTCGCGATGGGCGCGGTCTCGACCGCGAGCGATGCGTGGACGCTGGGCGATATCGGGGTCGGTCTGATGGCCTGGCTCAACATCCTCGGCATCCTGATCATCCAGCAGCCCGCCTTCAAGGCGCTGCGCGACTACGAGCGGCAGAAGAAGGCGGGCAAGGACCCGGTCTTCGATCCGAAGGAGCTCGGGATCGTCAACGCCACGTTCTGGGAGACCTACGAGCCACAGTCCGAGCGCGAAAAGGCTTCGGTCAGCTCCTGA
- a CDS encoding helix-turn-helix transcriptional regulator, protein MPPKSSPDGADGPPRPPTLGGLLRRLRDDRRISREKLAFAAGVSTSYITHLESGDRDRPTLAVVEALVRYLDRIGPVTEIERRHLFDLAGLAPADNPTVEDLRAEITDEMRRTLTLQEPDLAAYVDIRWNVLAGNESYHLAFPGLIDDVNILRWFFGNPLSRKVMVEWERESALTVHWLRGLIGQQGGGTWATELLAELAEYPDFRRIWDDGDTVYGRDHTAMRLCDLRTGEHYTVDVQLFRLDSVIHPGHIQYYLGVRED, encoded by the coding sequence TTGCCACCGAAGTCATCGCCGGACGGGGCCGACGGGCCACCGCGACCGCCGACGCTCGGCGGGTTGCTGCGGCGGCTGCGTGACGACCGGCGGATCTCGCGCGAGAAGCTGGCCTTCGCGGCCGGGGTCAGCACGAGCTACATCACCCACCTGGAAAGCGGAGACCGGGACCGCCCGACCCTGGCCGTCGTCGAGGCGCTCGTGCGCTATCTCGACCGGATCGGCCCGGTGACCGAGATCGAGCGCCGACACCTGTTCGATCTGGCCGGGCTCGCCCCCGCCGACAACCCGACCGTCGAGGACCTGCGGGCCGAGATCACCGACGAGATGCGGCGCACCCTCACCCTGCAGGAACCCGATCTGGCCGCCTATGTCGACATCCGCTGGAACGTGCTCGCGGGCAACGAGTCGTATCACCTCGCTTTTCCCGGCCTGATCGACGACGTCAACATCCTGCGCTGGTTCTTCGGCAATCCGCTCTCGCGCAAGGTGATGGTGGAATGGGAGCGCGAATCCGCGCTCACCGTGCACTGGCTGCGCGGGCTGATCGGCCAGCAGGGCGGCGGTACCTGGGCCACCGAGCTCTTGGCCGAACTCGCCGAGTACCCCGATTTCCGCCGCATCTGGGACGACGGCGACACCGTCTATGGCCGTGACCACACCGCCATGCGCCTGTGTGACCTGCGCACCGGCGAGCACTACACCGTCGATGTCCAGCTCTTCCGGCTCGACTCCGTCATCCACCCGGGGCACATCCAGTACTACCTGGGGGTCCGTGAGGACTAG